Genomic segment of Methanobacterium spitsbergense:
TGAGTAGATGAAGTGGGAATCTGTAACGTCTTATCAAACCCAATATTTCACTTGTTAATTTTAGTTCTGTTTTTAGGGCAGGATAGGGATCAGAAGATGATCCAAGGACTATAAAGCCCCTTTCATTTTTCTTATACAATTTTTTAATTGTTTTTTTAGTATGGGCACAGCATTAGACTTAGCTGACACAATGGTTCCATGGTCGCCCCCATATTTACTGCCCTGTGTAGCAGTAAATGCAACCCATTGAACAGCCTGCATATGGATTGAAAGTATAATCCCCTAAAAACCAATCATCACGTTTTTTATGTTTCGTTAAGTAGTGATTTTACACTTACTTCATTCACCAATTTATTCACCTATACCCTTATCAACAACTAATTTATATTATTATAATAACCAGAATATTATTTTAAAATTATCTATTATTAAGGAAAGTGAATAAATGGAAATTCAAAATTTAATGCAAGAAATCAGAGAAAATGCTCTTGATAAAATGGAGAAAAGATCCCCTAAGGATCTTGCTGCATGCTGGTCCGGGGAAGACATTCTGTACTCTGGAAAGGGTAACGCTATTTTTATAGTTCTACCCACCCAAGGATGTGCATGGGCACTTTCAGGATCTGGAGGCTGTACAATGTGCAGTTACGTTGCAGATTCTCCTCTTGAAAATGTAGATGCTGATGAATTGATAGACATATTTAAAAATTCAATTGGACGACAAGAGATAAAGGAAAAAACAGTAGTGAAAATATTCGTTTCCGGAAGTTTCCTTAATCCTGATGAAGTACCAATAAAGGCCAGAAATGAAATTTTAAAATTTCTTAAAAATGAGGAATATGTTGAAGAGGTAGTTGTTGAATCTAGACCAGAATTTATCACTGCAGAAGTACTAAAAGAATGTTGTGAATCTCTTGGAAATAAGATATTTGAGATTGGTATTGGTCTTGAAACATCCATTGATTATACCAGGGAAGAAAAGATCAACAAAGGTTTCTCTAGGGAAGATTTTGAATGGGCTGTTAAAACTATTAGAACAACAACTTTAGATTGTAATGTAAAAGCCAAGGCATATCTCTTTGTTAAACCCATATTAACATCAGAAAAAATTGCAATAGAAGAAGCAGTTAAATCCGCAGAATATGCAGAATCTGTTGGTGTAAGTAGGATATCATTTTGCCCAGCAACTATCCACAAAGATACTTTAATGGAACTTTTATGGAAGGGCGGATCCTACCAGCCACCGTGGATATGGAGTATAATGGAAATCATAAAACAAGTCAGGACATCCTTAAATATTCCCATAATTATGGATACTGCAGGTTTTGGAAGTAGAAGAGGCCCGTATAATTGTAAAAAATGCAATTCACGTTTAAAAAGTATGATCATTGAATCGAATCTCAATCAGAGTATTCCTGAAGATTTTGAATGTGAATGTAAGGATAAATGGCGAACTGAGATTGAATTTTGTGATATTACAAGATCAACCACCAATTTGGTTCGTAAAAAATAATTACCAATATATATTTTTTTTAATCAATCCAAATTTTTGAAATTATTTTAAATAAAAATTTGTTCAATATCAAAAGATTGAAATCCTTTAAAGACTATGGTATGCCAATGGAAAATAATGATCTTAAAGTAAATGAAACTTCATCAAATGGTTTAATGGAATTTCTAACCGAATTAGGTAAGGCTTTGACAGCTTCAGGAATTTCTGTGGTGGATATTACATCAATTCTAGAAAAAATTGCACAGGCATATAATGAAAAAGCTGAAATCCTTGTGTTTCCCACCATGCTACTTCTGAAAATTGGTGAACAGGAATCAGCACCATTAAATGCTGCTATTCAAAAACCTGGACTTTTACCATTAAATCAGGTTTCAGAAATTTACGACTTGATATACAAGGCAGAAGCAGGTAAAATTTCTCCAATTGAAGGTAAAAAATGTTTAAGAAAAATACTTTCTGAAAAACATAAATTTGGACCTTTAGGTATACTATTTGGATATATTTTATTTTCAATGGGCATTGGAATGCTACTCCAACCCACACCAGAACAATTAGTAGTTTCAGGAGTTCTTGGAGCAATAGTAGGAATTTTATTAATATTTAGTCGTGGCCGAAATAGATTTTTACTTATACTCCCTGTTGTTGCAGCTCTGATTGTTACTTCCCTCTCTATTTGGGGTGTTAAATCAGGATTGGTTACAGGTTCTGTTGCAATGCTATTGCCTGCACTAGCCTATTTCCTTCCAGGTGCTACTCTAACAACAGGAATGTTCGAACTGGCTTATGGTGAGATTATATCCGGTGCAAGCAGAGTAATATACGGAACTGCAATACTATTTCTGATACTTTTTGGAGTACTTGTTGGTATACAAATTACAGGAATTTCCCAACAAAATTTTTTGGTAACCAACCCCCTAAATGCATTAGGATGGTGGGCACCATATTTAGGAGTTTTTATATTTGCAATGGGAATGTATCTTTTCATGTCAATAAAAAATAAAGACTTGCCTTGGGTCATACTAATATTGTACATAGCATTTTTTGGCCAACAAGCTGGAAATTACCTTGTAGGTGGTGTATTTGGAGCTTTTTCAGGATCGCTTTTAATGACAATTAGTGGAACTATAATTGAAAGACTGGATCATAAAACACCAAGTATTGTTTCTATAATGCCAGCATTCTGGATACTTGTACCTGGTGCACTGGGATTTATGAGCCTAGCAACTTTAGTTAGTCAAAATTATTTCACAGCCATAACAGATGGGATAATGGTCGCAATGACCATCGTGGCTATTTCACTTGGGCTTTTGATAGGTGCTGTTATAACAGAACCATTGAAAGAAATGGAAATAATATAAATACATTACTATAATTTAGAATATGCCATAAAATCAAAAAAAGAATTAATAATTGTATTTAATAATAAATATGAATAACATTGAATTAAATTCAATCCTGAGGCAAATATTATGGAAAATTATAATGTTCCAATGACCACCAAACGTATTGAAACTTTGGTAGATGGTATATTTGCCATTGCAATGACATTATTAGTTTTAAGTCTTAATGTACCACAATTAATTTATCCTGCCACAGATATTGCTGTAATACATAGTCTTTCTGCAATGCTTCAACAATTTTTTATTTATTTCATGAGTTTTATCTTATTAGCATTATTCTGGAGAATAAATCACACACAGTTTTATTTTATAAAAAAAGCTAATCAAACCATTTTATGGATAAATATCATATGGTTAAGTTTAATTGCATTGGTGCCATTTTCAACAAACTTGGTGGGTAGTTACGGCTATCTAAAAGTTCCAATAATATTTTTTGATTTAAATTTATTTTTTATCGGTGTTTTATTTAGTTTGAACTGGTATTATGCCGATAAAAAAAATTTCCTTGATAAGAATGCTGATAAAAAGATGATTAAATCTCGCAAAAAAGCCAATTTAGCTCTCCCATCATTGGCATTGATTGCAATTGGTTTGTCATTTATAAGTCCTGAATGGAGTTCTTTGGTATATTTTGCACTTTTTTTCATAAATAGCCACAAATTTTTCAATTGATTATTATTGATAAAAATTTACATATATAGATTTTTAATATATTTCATTATTTCAGTTATTTTCCAGATTGAATTTAAATACCGGATATGCTTTGTAAAAACCTAATAAATACCCTCCACATTAAATAGTCAGAAAGTAAAGTAATAGATCGCCCATATGGTGACTTATAGGTTGATGTATTGGTAAAAACCATTTTATATTAAAAAAACAAGTGAAGACAATTTAATGGTACAGGCAGAGTTATGGTACAGTTATTTCGAATTATTGAAGAATGCTTAAACATTAATGGGATAATCAATTAATAATTCTATAATAAATAATAATTAAAAAAATCTATCTTATTATTAATTTAGATATTATAATCATAATGCAAATTATCATGTACAATAAATAAAAAAGAGACGATTTAATGGATGTAACACTATGATAGGTATAAGTGCTGATTTTGACCCAGTCCATAAGGGACATGTTAAACTCATTGATAAAGCTAGAGAACTTGCTGATAAGAAAAACGATGAAGTTGTTATTTATCTAAATAAGGGATACAGTGCAAATCATGCACCTTTTTTTGCAAATTATGAGGCAAGAAGTAAAATGGCGTTAGAAGCTGGCGCCGATAGAATTGTACCTATAGAAGGACTTCATCATAGATTAACACTGGCTTATACCGTCCCAATAAGAATAGCCATGATGATAGAAGAAGGCGTTATTGATTATGTAGATGCAGCAGATGTTTCAACTGCCAGAATTAAGAAGTACGCGTCAAACTTTGCTAAAAAGGGAATTTTCAGCGGAATACCAAGAAAGTTACCTAATAGAAATGTTATAAGATGGTTTGCTGTAAACGAATTTTTATACAATAAGTACAATCAGAAGCTCAAATTTCACATAATCCCCGAGTA
This window contains:
- a CDS encoding archaeosine biosynthesis radical SAM protein RaSEA gives rise to the protein MEIQNLMQEIRENALDKMEKRSPKDLAACWSGEDILYSGKGNAIFIVLPTQGCAWALSGSGGCTMCSYVADSPLENVDADELIDIFKNSIGRQEIKEKTVVKIFVSGSFLNPDEVPIKARNEILKFLKNEEYVEEVVVESRPEFITAEVLKECCESLGNKIFEIGIGLETSIDYTREEKINKGFSREDFEWAVKTIRTTTLDCNVKAKAYLFVKPILTSEKIAIEEAVKSAEYAESVGVSRISFCPATIHKDTLMELLWKGGSYQPPWIWSIMEIIKQVRTSLNIPIIMDTAGFGSRRGPYNCKKCNSRLKSMIIESNLNQSIPEDFECECKDKWRTEIEFCDITRSTTNLVRKK
- a CDS encoding threonine/serine ThrE exporter family protein, yielding MENNDLKVNETSSNGLMEFLTELGKALTASGISVVDITSILEKIAQAYNEKAEILVFPTMLLLKIGEQESAPLNAAIQKPGLLPLNQVSEIYDLIYKAEAGKISPIEGKKCLRKILSEKHKFGPLGILFGYILFSMGIGMLLQPTPEQLVVSGVLGAIVGILLIFSRGRNRFLLILPVVAALIVTSLSIWGVKSGLVTGSVAMLLPALAYFLPGATLTTGMFELAYGEIISGASRVIYGTAILFLILFGVLVGIQITGISQQNFLVTNPLNALGWWAPYLGVFIFAMGMYLFMSIKNKDLPWVILILYIAFFGQQAGNYLVGGVFGAFSGSLLMTISGTIIERLDHKTPSIVSIMPAFWILVPGALGFMSLATLVSQNYFTAITDGIMVAMTIVAISLGLLIGAVITEPLKEMEII
- a CDS encoding TMEM175 family protein codes for the protein MENYNVPMTTKRIETLVDGIFAIAMTLLVLSLNVPQLIYPATDIAVIHSLSAMLQQFFIYFMSFILLALFWRINHTQFYFIKKANQTILWINIIWLSLIALVPFSTNLVGSYGYLKVPIIFFDLNLFFIGVLFSLNWYYADKKNFLDKNADKKMIKSRKKANLALPSLALIAIGLSFISPEWSSLVYFALFFINSHKFFN